ACAACTTTTACAATCAATATTGGGCGGCGCCAATCAAGGCTTGTTATGGGCATTGTTGGCGCTCGGTGTTTTTATATCATTTAGGATATTAAATTTTGCCGACCTTACCGCCGAGGGAAGTTTTGCTTTAGGCGGCGCGGTTGTGGCGTCTTTGATTACCAAAGGTCTAGAACCCGCGCTGTCCAGTCTTATCGCGTTTTTGGCGGGGACTTTGGCAGGAC
The Clostridiales bacterium genome window above contains:
- a CDS encoding ABC transporter permease yields the protein MAQLLQSILGGANQGLLWALLALGVFISFRILNFADLTAEGSFALGGAVVASLITKGLEPALSSLIAFLAGTLAG